A genomic window from Triticum urartu cultivar G1812 chromosome 7, Tu2.1, whole genome shotgun sequence includes:
- the LOC125525687 gene encoding protein NRT1/ PTR FAMILY 8.3-like encodes MDSTDQFDNSPLLDGDGSSRENTTEYTGDGSVCISGHPACRKHTGNWKASFLIIVCSLCCYLAYSSIGKNLVSYLTKVLHETNLDAARHVATWQGTSYLAPLVGAFVADSYLGKYRTVLIACMIFIIGMMMLLLSAALQLISAGPHAWTVLVHLVSSQYTIFLVGLYMVGLGYGAQRPCVTSFGADQFDDTDYVEKTRKSSFFNWHYFAINAGSLIAGTVIVWVQEHEGWLWGFTISTLFVTLGVCIFFLGSIVYRFQKPGGSPLTRLCQVVIAATRNFDKVLPCDSSALYEFMGQGSAIEGRRKLEHTTGLEFFDKAAIVTLPDCESPGQHNKWKICTVTQVEELKILIRMFPIWSAMVLFAAVQEQMSSTFVEQGMAMDKHIGSFEIPAASFQCVDTITVVVLVSIYERLIVPVIRKFTGRANGITSPQRIGIGLCFSMFSMVSAALVEGNRLQIAQAEGLVHRKVAVPMSIMWQGPQYFLLGVAEVFSNIGLTEVFYDESPDGMRSLCMAFSLVNMSVGNYLSSFILSLVPVFTARGGSPGWIPDNLNEGHLDRFYLMMAGLSFLNIVVFVFCAMRYKCKKAS; translated from the exons ATGGACTCCACGGATCAGTTTGACAACAGCCCTCTGCTAGACGGAGACGGCTCATCACGAGAG AATACAACAGAATATACAGGTGATGGATCTGTTTGCATCAGTGGGCATCCTGCTTGCAGAAAACATACAGGGAATTGGAAGGCCTCCTTCTTAATCATAG TCTGTTCACTCTGCTGTTATCTTGCATATTCTTCCATTGGAAAAAACCTTGTCAGTTATCTCACAAAAGTCCtacatgaaacaaatttggatgCTGCAAGACATGTTGCAACTTGGCAAGGTACTAGCTATCTCGCGCCTCTGGTTGGAGCCTTCGTTGCCGATTCATATCTGGGAAAGTACCGGACAGTTTTGATCGCCTGCATGATTTTCATTATT GGAATGATGATGTTGCTTCTATCAGCAGCACTTCAATTAATCTCAGCCGGTCCTCACGCTTGGACTGTTTTGGTACATCTAGTCTCTTCTCAGTACACCATATTCTTGGTTGGGTTGTACATGGTGGGTTTAGGGTATGGTGCACAGCGCCCTTGTGTCACGTCTTTTGGAGCCGATCAATTTGATGACACCGATTATGTGGAGAAAACCAGAAAGAGCTCCTTCTTCAATTGGCATTATTTTGCAATCAATGCTGGTTCATTGATTGCTGGGACTGTTATTGTCTGGGTTCAAGAACATGAAGGCTGGCTCTGGGGTTTTACAATTTCAACACTGTTTGTGACTTTAGGTGTATGTATTTTTTTCTTGGGCTCCATCGTGTATAGATTTCAGAAGCCTGGAGGAAGCCCTCTGACAAGACTATGCCAGGTTGTCATTGCAGCTACTCGGAACTTTGATAAAGTTTTGCCATGTGATTCCTCAGCTCTTTATGAGTTTATGGGGCAAGGCTCGGCAATCGAAGGCAGGCGGAAATTGGAGCATACAACTGGACTTGA GTTCTTTGATAAAGCTGCAATTGTGACATTACCTGACTGTGAATCTCCTGGCCAACATAATAAATGGAAGATTTGCACTGTCACTCAGGTAGAGGAGTTAAAGATTCTGATCAGGATGTTTCCAATTTGGTCGGCAATGGTATTGTTTGCTGCAGTTCAGGAACAGATGTCTTCAACATTTGTAGAGCAAGGGATGGCAATGGATAAACACATCGGGTCTTTCGAAATACCTGCTGCATCCTTCCAGTGTGTAGATACAATTACTGTCGTTGTACTGGTTTCAATTTATGAGAGACTCATTGTTCCAGTAATTAGAAAATTTACTGGCAGAGCGAATGGCATTACGTCACCACAGCGAATAGGGATTGGTTTATGTTTCTCGATGTTCTCAATGGTGTCAGCAGCATTGGTGGAGGGTAACCGGCTACAGATTGCACAGGCCGAAGGTTTGGTGCACCGCAAGGTGGCTGTTCCGATGAGCATCATGTGGCAAGGACCCCAGTACTTCCTGCTAGGCGTCGCCGAGGTGTTCTCCAATATTGGGCTAACTGAGGTTTTCTATGATGAATCTCCAGATGGCATGCGAAGCTTATGTATGGCATTCTCGCTTGTTAACATGTCGGTTGGAAATTACCTTAGTTCATTTATCCTTTCCCTTGTGCCAGTATTCACAGCCAGAGGAGGCAGCCCAGGGTGGATACCTGATAACTTGAATGAAGGGCATTTGGATAGATTCTACCTGATGATGGCTGGGCTGAGTTTTTTGAATATAGTAGTCTTTGTATTCTGTGCTATGAGGTACAAATGTAAGAAGGCTTCCTGA